One segment of Bacteroides caecimuris DNA contains the following:
- a CDS encoding cation:proton antiporter, with product MSHLPTLIADLALILICAGVMTLLFKKLKQPLVLGYVVAGFLASPHMPYTPSVMDTANIKTWADIGVIFLLFALGLEFSFKKIVKVGGSAIIAACTIIFCMILLGIGVGMGFGWHRMDSLFLGGMIAMSSTTIIYKAFDDLGLRKKQFTGLVLSILILEDILAIVLMVMLSTMAVSHNFEGTEMLESIGKLLFFLILWFVVGIYLIPEFLKRCRKLMGEETLLIVSLALCFGMVVMAAHTGFSAAFGAFIMGSILAETIEAESIDRLVKPVKDLFGAIFFVSVGMMVDPAMIVEYAVPIIVITLAVILGQSVFGTFGVILSGKPLKTAMQCGFSLTQIGEFAFIIASLGVSLHVTSDFLYPIVVAVSVITTFLTPYMIRLAEPAFTFVDAHLPESWKKVMMRYSSGSQTALNHENLWKKLILSMVRITVVYSIVSISIIALSFRFVVPFFKENLPHFWASLLGSVFIILCIAPFLRAIMVKKNHSVEFMTLWHDNRANRAPLLSTVVIRIMIAVLFVIFIISGLFKASIGLIIGVAVLVVLLMVWSRRLKKQSILIERRFFQNLRSRDVRAEYLGEKKPEYAGRLLSHDLHLADMEIPGESCWAGKTLMELNLGKKFGVHVASILRGKRRINIPGGSVRLFPMDKIQVIGTDEQLSVFNEAMQNGAKIDWEIYEKSEMALKQFIIDSDSVFLGKTIRESGIRDKYHCMIAGVESEDGTLMVPDVNAPLEEGDVVWVVGEKEDVYQLVDQKNEKVQAG from the coding sequence ATGTCTCATTTACCTACTCTTATAGCTGACCTCGCACTGATATTGATCTGTGCAGGTGTGATGACTTTGTTGTTTAAGAAGTTGAAACAACCTCTGGTCCTGGGATATGTAGTTGCCGGATTCCTGGCAAGTCCGCATATGCCGTATACTCCTTCAGTGATGGATACTGCCAATATTAAGACATGGGCAGATATTGGTGTCATTTTCTTGCTGTTTGCTCTCGGTTTGGAATTTAGTTTTAAGAAGATTGTCAAGGTGGGTGGTTCTGCCATCATAGCTGCCTGTACCATCATCTTTTGTATGATTTTGTTGGGTATAGGAGTCGGTATGGGCTTTGGTTGGCACCGGATGGACAGTCTGTTTCTGGGTGGTATGATTGCGATGTCATCTACCACTATTATTTATAAAGCTTTTGACGATTTAGGATTAAGGAAGAAACAGTTTACCGGACTGGTGTTGAGCATCTTGATTTTGGAAGATATTTTAGCCATTGTATTAATGGTGATGCTTTCCACTATGGCGGTCAGCCATAATTTTGAAGGGACCGAAATGTTGGAGAGTATCGGCAAATTATTGTTTTTCCTTATCCTGTGGTTTGTTGTCGGCATTTATCTGATTCCTGAATTCTTAAAGCGTTGCCGGAAATTGATGGGAGAGGAGACTTTGCTTATTGTGTCGTTGGCACTTTGCTTTGGTATGGTAGTGATGGCAGCTCATACAGGTTTCTCTGCTGCATTTGGTGCATTTATTATGGGCTCTATTTTGGCGGAAACGATTGAAGCGGAATCCATAGACCGGCTGGTGAAGCCTGTCAAGGACCTTTTCGGAGCTATCTTTTTCGTATCGGTCGGTATGATGGTAGATCCGGCAATGATTGTAGAATATGCTGTTCCTATTATAGTGATCACTTTGGCTGTTATTTTGGGACAGTCTGTCTTTGGTACTTTCGGTGTCATACTCTCCGGAAAACCGTTAAAGACGGCTATGCAATGCGGCTTTAGTTTAACGCAGATTGGTGAATTTGCATTTATTATTGCCTCTTTGGGAGTCTCCTTGCATGTAACGAGTGATTTTCTGTATCCGATCGTAGTAGCAGTCTCTGTCATTACTACTTTCCTGACTCCTTACATGATTCGTTTAGCCGAGCCAGCTTTTACTTTTGTGGATGCGCATCTTCCGGAATCATGGAAAAAAGTGATGATGCGTTACTCCTCCGGTTCGCAAACTGCGCTCAATCATGAGAATTTGTGGAAGAAGCTAATCTTGTCAATGGTACGTATTACCGTCGTATATTCAATTGTCAGCATATCGATTATTGCACTCTCTTTTCGTTTTGTTGTGCCATTCTTTAAAGAGAATCTGCCTCATTTCTGGGCGTCGTTATTAGGATCAGTATTTATCATTCTGTGTATTGCCCCTTTCTTGCGTGCCATCATGGTGAAAAAGAACCATTCGGTCGAATTTATGACTTTATGGCATGATAATCGTGCTAACCGTGCACCATTGTTATCAACAGTCGTGATTCGTATTATGATAGCGGTGCTTTTTGTTATCTTTATTATTTCCGGATTATTTAAAGCGTCTATCGGTTTGATTATTGGCGTGGCCGTACTTGTCGTTTTACTGATGGTATGGTCTCGCCGTCTGAAGAAGCAATCGATATTGATTGAACGTCGCTTTTTTCAGAATCTTCGTTCTAGAGATGTACGTGCAGAGTATTTGGGAGAGAAAAAACCGGAATATGCCGGGCGTTTGTTGTCACACGATTTACATCTTGCTGATATGGAAATTCCAGGTGAATCTTGTTGGGCAGGAAAGACATTGATGGAGCTGAATTTGGGAAAGAAGTTTGGAGTTCATGTGGCTTCTATCCTTCGTGGAAAGAGGCGTATTAATATTCCGGGCGGTTCTGTCCGATTGTTTCCAATGGATAAGATACAGGTGATAGGAACAGATGAACAATTGAGTGTCTTTAATGAAGCGATGCAAAATGGAGCGAAGATAGACTGGGAGATTTATGAAAAGAGTGAAATGGCTTTGAAGCAATTTATCATTGACAGTGATTCTGTTTTTCTGGGTAAAACGATTCGTGAATCGGGTATTCGCGATAAATATCATTGCATGATAGCGGGCGTTGAGAGTGAAGACGGTACATTGATGGTTCCCGATGTAAATGCTCCACTCGAAGAAGGTGATGTTGTTTGGGTAGTAGGTGAAAAAGAGGATGTGTACCAATTAGTCGATCAAAAAAACGAAAAAGTACAAGCCGGATAA
- a CDS encoding HIT family protein — MKSDPKECLYCQNNETLHNLMIEIAQLSVSRVFLFKEQTYRGRCLVAYKDHVNDLNELSDEDRNAFMADVARVTRAMQKAFQPEKINYGAYSDKLSHLHFHLAPKYVDGPDYGGVFQMNPGKVYLTDVEYQELIDAVKANL, encoded by the coding sequence ATGAAGAGTGATCCGAAAGAATGTCTGTATTGCCAGAACAATGAAACGCTGCATAATCTGATGATTGAGATAGCGCAATTGAGTGTGTCACGTGTGTTTCTGTTTAAAGAACAAACCTATCGTGGACGTTGTCTTGTTGCTTACAAAGACCATGTGAACGATTTAAATGAATTGAGTGATGAAGACCGTAATGCTTTTATGGCAGATGTAGCGCGTGTTACTCGTGCCATGCAAAAAGCTTTCCAACCGGAAAAGATTAATTATGGTGCATACTCGGATAAATTGTCTCATCTGCATTTTCATTTAGCGCCTAAGTATGTGGATGGTCCTGATTATGGAGGTGTATTCCAAATGAACCCAGGGAAGGTTTATCTGACTGATGTGGAATATCAGGAATTGATTGATGCTGTTAAAGCAAATCTATAA
- a CDS encoding RNA-binding S4 domain-containing protein: MAEARIDKWMWAVRIFKTRTIAAEACKKGRITINGSLAKAARMIKPGDVIQVKKPPITYSFKVLQTIEKRVGAKLVSEMMENVTTPDQYELLEMSKISGFIDRARGTGRPTKKDRRELEEFTTPEFMDDFDLDFDFDSEE, encoded by the coding sequence ATGGCCGAAGCAAGAATAGATAAATGGATGTGGGCTGTCCGCATCTTCAAGACACGTACAATTGCAGCAGAAGCCTGCAAAAAAGGACGTATTACCATCAACGGTTCTCTAGCCAAAGCTGCCCGTATGATAAAACCGGGAGATGTTATTCAGGTGAAGAAACCACCCATCACTTATTCATTCAAGGTATTGCAAACTATAGAAAAGCGTGTGGGTGCCAAACTTGTATCGGAAATGATGGAAAACGTAACTACTCCCGATCAATACGAACTGCTTGAAATGAGTAAAATCAGCGGATTCATAGATCGTGCACGTGGAACCGGACGACCGACCAAGAAAGACCGCCGGGAACTGGAAGAATTTACAACTCCGGAATTCATGGATGATTTCGACCTTGATTTCGATTTCGACAGTGAAGAATAA
- the pth gene encoding aminoacyl-tRNA hydrolase, producing MKYLVVGLGNIGPEYHETRHNIGFMAVETLARINNAPPFMDGRYGFTTSFSIKGRQLVLLKPSTFMNLSGLAVRYWMQKENIPLENVLIVVDDLALPFGTLRLKGKGSDAGHNGLKHIAATLGTQNYARLRFGIGNDFPRGGQVDYVLGHFTDEDWKTMDERLETAGEIIKSFCLAGINITMNQFNKK from the coding sequence ATAAAATACTTAGTTGTCGGACTGGGAAACATTGGTCCCGAATATCACGAAACCCGACATAATATCGGATTCATGGCAGTAGAAACATTGGCCAGAATCAATAACGCTCCTCCTTTTATGGATGGACGATATGGATTCACTACCAGTTTTTCTATCAAAGGACGCCAGTTGGTTTTGCTTAAGCCATCGACTTTTATGAACCTGAGCGGACTGGCTGTTCGCTATTGGATGCAGAAAGAAAATATTCCTTTGGAAAATGTATTGATTGTAGTGGACGACCTGGCTCTCCCCTTCGGCACATTACGCCTGAAAGGCAAAGGAAGCGACGCAGGACATAATGGATTGAAACATATTGCTGCTACTTTGGGCACTCAAAACTATGCCCGCCTGCGATTTGGTATCGGAAATGATTTTCCACGTGGCGGACAGGTTGATTATGTACTCGGGCATTTTACTGACGAAGACTGGAAAACAATGGATGAAAGATTAGAGACAGCAGGAGAAATTATAAAAAGTTTCTGCCTCGCTGGCATTAACATCACAATGAACCAGTTTAATAAGAAATAA
- a CDS encoding 50S ribosomal protein L25/general stress protein Ctc: protein MKSIEVKGTARTIAERSSEQARALKVIRKNGGVPCVLYGGNEVVHFTVTNEGLRNLVYTPHIYVVDLDIDGKKVNAILKDIQFHPVKDTILHVDFYQIDEAKPIVMEVPVQLEGLAEGVKAGGKLALQMRKIKVKALFNVIPERLIVNVSHLGLGKTVKVGELSYEGLELISAKEAVVCAVKLTRAARGAAAAAGK from the coding sequence ATGAAATCAATTGAAGTAAAAGGAACTGCAAGAACTATTGCAGAACGCTCTTCAGAACAAGCAAGAGCTTTGAAAGTAATCCGTAAGAACGGTGGTGTACCGTGCGTATTGTATGGTGGTAATGAAGTTGTTCACTTCACTGTAACAAACGAAGGACTTCGCAACCTGGTTTATACTCCGCACATCTACGTAGTAGACCTGGATATCGATGGCAAAAAAGTAAACGCTATCTTGAAAGACATTCAGTTCCACCCAGTAAAAGATACTATCCTGCACGTTGACTTCTATCAGATTGATGAAGCTAAACCTATCGTAATGGAAGTTCCAGTACAGTTGGAAGGCCTTGCAGAAGGTGTTAAAGCCGGTGGTAAATTGGCATTACAGATGCGTAAGATCAAAGTGAAAGCTTTGTTCAATGTAATTCCTGAAAGACTGATAGTTAACGTTTCTCACCTGGGATTGGGTAAGACTGTTAAAGTTGGCGAACTGAGCTACGAAGGTCTTGAACTGATCAGTGCTAAAGAAGCCGTTGTATGTGCTGTTAAGTTGACTCGTGCAGCAAGAGGTGCAGCAGCAGCCGCTGGTAAGTAA
- a CDS encoding PUR family DNA/RNA-binding protein — MEDLKKKMSADMNDKEIVFSKSIKAGKRIYYLDVKKNRKDEMFLAITESKKVITGEGDDSQVSFEKHKIFLYREDFQKFMAGLEEAVNFIERNDMNEHINRITAEADENNERKVAEEVQEDKLESEIKIDIDF; from the coding sequence ATGGAAGATTTAAAAAAGAAAATGAGCGCAGACATGAATGATAAGGAGATCGTATTCTCCAAGTCCATTAAAGCAGGTAAACGCATCTATTACCTCGACGTAAAAAAGAATCGTAAAGATGAAATGTTTCTGGCTATTACAGAGAGTAAAAAAGTGATAACGGGAGAAGGTGATGATTCTCAAGTTAGTTTCGAGAAGCACAAAATCTTCTTATACAGGGAAGACTTTCAGAAGTTTATGGCAGGACTTGAAGAAGCTGTCAACTTCATAGAACGCAACGACATGAACGAGCATATCAACCGTATCACTGCAGAAGCTGATGAAAATAACGAACGGAAAGTTGCCGAAGAAGTACAAGAGGACAAATTAGAAAGTGAAATTAAGATTGACATCGACTTTTAA
- the nusB gene encoding transcription antitermination factor NusB: MINRVLIRLKIIQIVYAYYQNGSKNLDSAEKELFFSLSKAYDLYNYLLMLMIALTEYAQKRIDTAKAKLAPTKEDLYPNRKFVDNKFIAQLEVNKQLTEFIANQKRTWTNDQDFIKELYEKIVETDIYKDYMASDDNSYEADRELWRKLYKTYIFNNDSLDQVLEDQSLYWNDDKEIVDTFVLKTIKRFDEKNGASQELLPEFKDDEDQEFARRLFRRTILNSDYYRHLVSENTKNWDLDRIAFMDVIIMQTALAEILSFPNIPVSVSLNEYVEIAKLYSTAKSGSFINGTLDGIVNQLKKEGKLTKN; this comes from the coding sequence ATGATCAACAGAGTTCTTATTCGTCTTAAGATTATACAGATAGTATATGCCTATTATCAGAATGGCAGTAAAAATCTAGACTCAGCGGAGAAAGAGTTATTCTTTAGTCTTTCAAAGGCGTATGACCTTTACAACTATTTGTTAATGCTGATGATTGCATTGACAGAGTATGCACAAAAACGTATTGATACGGCAAAAGCTAAATTGGCACCTACGAAAGAGGATTTATATCCTAACAGGAAGTTCGTAGATAACAAGTTTATTGCTCAATTGGAAGTCAATAAACAATTAACCGAGTTTATAGCCAATCAGAAAAGAACCTGGACAAACGACCAAGACTTTATCAAAGAGCTTTATGAGAAAATTGTAGAAACCGATATCTATAAAGATTATATGGCTTCTGACGACAACTCATACGAAGCTGACCGTGAATTGTGGAGAAAACTTTATAAGACATATATTTTTAATAATGATTCTCTCGATCAGGTATTGGAAGACCAAAGCTTGTATTGGAATGATGATAAAGAAATTGTAGACACATTCGTCTTGAAAACAATCAAACGCTTTGATGAAAAGAATGGTGCCAGCCAGGAACTGCTTCCGGAATTTAAGGATGACGAAGATCAGGAGTTTGCACGTCGTCTGTTCCGTCGTACTATTTTGAATTCTGACTATTACCGTCATTTGGTGAGTGAGAATACAAAAAACTGGGATTTGGACCGCATCGCATTTATGGATGTAATCATTATGCAGACTGCATTGGCAGAAATTCTTAGTTTCCCGAACATTCCGGTCAGTGTTTCGTTAAATGAATATGTAGAGATTGCGAAGTTGTATAGCACAGCTAAAAGCGGTAGCTTTATCAACGGTACGCTGGATGGAATAGTTAATCAATTAAAAAAAGAAGGTAAGTTGACTAAAAACTGA
- the yajC gene encoding preprotein translocase subunit YajC — MNVLTVLLQAPAGAAADGGMMWIMLIAMFVIMYFFMIRPQNKKQKEIANFRKSLQVNQNVITAGGIHGTIKEINDDYIVLEIASNVRIKIDKNSIFADASAASNQSK, encoded by the coding sequence ATGAACGTATTGACTGTATTATTGCAAGCTCCTGCCGGTGCTGCCGCAGACGGAGGTATGATGTGGATCATGCTGATAGCTATGTTTGTTATCATGTATTTCTTTATGATCCGTCCTCAAAATAAGAAGCAGAAAGAAATAGCTAATTTCCGTAAATCTCTTCAGGTAAATCAGAATGTGATTACTGCAGGAGGTATCCATGGAACAATCAAGGAAATTAATGACGACTATATAGTACTTGAGATCGCTTCTAATGTAAGGATTAAAATAGACAAGAATTCTATATTCGCTGATGCTTCAGCGGCTAGCAATCAGTCTAAATAA
- a CDS encoding CdaR family protein — protein MFDRRKIRYTYLKLSKRIKDFLLSDKSREFLIFLFFFLIAGGFWLLQTLNNDYEAEFSIPVRMKDIPNNVVLTSEPPSELRIRVKDKGTVLLNYMLGKSFFPINLGFLEYKGKDNHVKIYASDFEKKILSQLNVSSKILSIKPDTLEYIYSEGKSKLVPVRFQGKVTAGLQYYVSDTICNPDSVLVYAPEGILDTIKTAYTQNIILENISDTTRRRIPLISERGVKFVPSSVEMTFPVDIYTEKTVEVPLHGVNFPADKALRTFPSKVQITFQVGLKRFRSIKASDFIIHISYEELLKLGSDKYTVKLKSFPSGINQIRIVPEQVDFLIEQITSNGD, from the coding sequence ATGTTTGATCGTAGGAAAATAAGATATACATATTTAAAACTATCTAAGAGAATTAAGGATTTTCTGCTCAGTGATAAGAGCAGAGAGTTCTTAATTTTTTTGTTTTTCTTCCTGATAGCTGGTGGATTTTGGTTGCTTCAGACGCTCAATAATGACTATGAAGCAGAGTTTTCTATCCCGGTGCGAATGAAAGATATTCCTAATAATGTAGTACTGACTTCGGAACCTCCTTCCGAACTTCGTATTCGAGTGAAAGATAAAGGAACAGTGCTTCTCAATTATATGTTGGGGAAAAGCTTCTTTCCGATCAATCTAGGTTTTCTTGAATATAAAGGAAAAGATAATCATGTGAAGATTTATGCCTCTGATTTTGAGAAAAAGATATTGAGTCAATTGAATGTGTCCTCCAAAATCCTATCGATCAAGCCGGATACGTTAGAGTATATCTATTCCGAAGGAAAGTCCAAGCTGGTTCCTGTTCGTTTTCAGGGGAAAGTGACAGCCGGTCTTCAATATTATGTATCAGATACAATTTGTAATCCGGACTCTGTATTGGTTTATGCTCCGGAAGGAATTTTGGATACTATAAAAACTGCATATACTCAAAATATAATCCTCGAAAATATTTCCGATACAACCCGGCGACGAATTCCGCTGATTTCTGAAAGAGGAGTGAAGTTTGTTCCGTCTTCGGTAGAAATGACTTTTCCGGTGGATATTTATACGGAGAAAACGGTTGAAGTACCATTGCATGGAGTTAATTTTCCGGCAGATAAGGCGTTACGTACTTTTCCTTCCAAAGTTCAGATTACTTTTCAAGTGGGCTTAAAGCGGTTTCGCAGTATAAAAGCAAGCGATTTTATCATCCATATCTCTTATGAAGAATTGCTGAAGCTTGGCTCTGATAAATATACGGTTAAATTGAAGTCGTTTCCAAGTGGGATAAATCAAATACGTATTGTACCTGAGCAAGTGGACTTCCTGATAGAACAAATTACTTCTAATGGCGATTAA
- the coaE gene encoding dephospho-CoA kinase (Dephospho-CoA kinase (CoaE) performs the final step in coenzyme A biosynthesis.) — MAIKIGITGGIGSGKSVVSRLLGIMGIPVYISDIEAKRITQTDQVIRRGLCDLVSQDVFQGGELNRPLLASYMFGHPDRVQKVNELIHPQVKEDFRQWAARLESEQLVGMESAILVEAGFKNEVDFLVMVYAPLEVRVERAVKRDCSSMELVMKRIEAQMSDEVKRNHADFVIVNDDETPLIPQVLELISLLSKNNHYLCSAKKIINK, encoded by the coding sequence ATGGCGATTAAGATTGGCATAACTGGTGGCATTGGTAGTGGAAAAAGCGTTGTTTCCAGACTACTCGGAATAATGGGAATACCTGTCTATATATCAGATATAGAAGCAAAACGAATCACACAGACAGATCAGGTGATTCGCCGGGGGCTTTGTGACCTGGTCAGTCAGGATGTGTTTCAGGGAGGAGAGTTGAATCGTCCTTTGTTGGCATCCTATATGTTTGGTCATCCGGATCGCGTGCAGAAAGTGAATGAGCTTATTCATCCGCAAGTGAAAGAAGATTTTCGTCAATGGGCTGCTCGGTTAGAAAGCGAACAATTGGTGGGTATGGAGTCTGCTATACTTGTGGAAGCTGGTTTTAAGAATGAAGTTGATTTTCTAGTTATGGTATATGCGCCGCTGGAAGTAAGAGTGGAGCGTGCTGTAAAACGGGATTGTTCGTCAATGGAACTGGTAATGAAGCGTATCGAAGCTCAAATGAGTGATGAAGTTAAGAGAAATCATGCTGATTTTGTGATAGTGAATGATGATGAAACACCGTTAATTCCACAGGTTTTGGAGCTTATTTCTTTGCTATCTAAAAATAATCACTACCTTTGCTCCGCAAAAAAAATAATTAATAAATAA
- a CDS encoding DUF5606 domain-containing protein, translating into MLKTILSISGKPGLYKLISQGKNMLIVESVNAEKKRFPAYGNEKIISLADIAMYTDDAEVPLYDVLESIKEKEKSAQASIDPKKATPEQLREYLAEVLPNFDRERVYVADIKKLITWYNILTSNGITEFKPEEVKEEKEEAAAE; encoded by the coding sequence ATGTTGAAGACTATCTTGTCTATCTCAGGTAAACCGGGATTATACAAACTTATTTCGCAAGGAAAAAATATGTTGATTGTTGAATCAGTCAATGCTGAAAAGAAACGTTTTCCCGCTTATGGTAATGAAAAAATTATCTCTTTGGCAGATATAGCAATGTACACGGACGATGCGGAAGTTCCTTTGTATGATGTGTTGGAGTCAATAAAAGAGAAAGAAAAATCAGCGCAGGCTTCTATCGATCCGAAAAAAGCGACTCCCGAACAATTGCGTGAATACTTGGCTGAAGTATTACCTAATTTTGATCGTGAACGCGTATATGTAGCCGATATTAAGAAATTGATTACTTGGTATAACATCTTAACTTCTAATGGAATTACAGAATTCAAACCGGAAGAAGTTAAAGAAGAAAAGGAAGAGGCAGCTGCAGAATAG
- the clpB gene encoding ATP-dependent chaperone ClpB: MNFNNFTIKSQEAIQEAVNLVQSRGQQAIEPVHIMQGVMKVGENVTNFLFQKLGMNGQQVAVVTDKQIDSLPKVSGGEPYLSRESNEVLQKATQYSKEMGDEFVSLEPIILALLTVKSTVSTILKDAGMTEKELRNAISELRKGEKVTSQSSEDTYQSLEKYAINLNEAARSGKLDPVIGRDEEIRRVLQILSRRTKNNPILIGEPGTGKTAIVEGLAHRILRGDVPENLKNKQVYSLDMGALVAGAKYKGEFEERLKAVVNEVKKSEGDIILFIDEIHTLVGAGKGEGAMDAANILKPALARGELRSIGATTLDEYQKYFEKDKALERRFQIVQVDEPDNLSTISILRGLKERYENHHHVRIKDDAIIAAVELSSRYITDRFLPDKAIDLMDEAAAKLRMEVDSVPEELDEISRKIKQLEIEREAIKRENDKPKLEIIGKELAELKEQEKSFKAKWQSEKTLMDKIQQNKVEIENLKFEAEKAEREGDYGKVAEIRYGKLQALDKEIEDTQKKLRDMQGDKAMIKEEVDAEDIADVVSRWTGIPVSKMLQSEKDKLLHLEEELHQRVIGQDEAIEAVADAVRRSRAGLQDPKRPIGSFIFLGTTGVGKTELAKALAEFLFDDETMMTRIDMSEYQEKHSVSRLVGAPPGYVGYDEGGQLTEAIRRKPYSVVLFDEIEKAHPDVFNILLQVLDDGRLTDNKGRVVNFKNTIIIMTSNMGSSYIQSQMEKLHGSNKEEVIEETKKEVMNMLKKTIRPEFLNRIDETIMFLPLNEKEIRQIVLLQIKGVQKMLAENGVELQLTEEALNFLSQVGYDPEFGARPVKRAIQRYLLNDLSKKLLSQEVDRSKAIIVDAGGDGLVFRN, encoded by the coding sequence ATGAACTTTAACAATTTTACCATCAAATCTCAAGAAGCGATACAGGAGGCCGTAAACCTGGTACAAAGCCGGGGACAACAAGCCATTGAACCTGTCCACATCATGCAGGGAGTGATGAAAGTAGGCGAGAATGTCACCAATTTCCTCTTCCAAAAACTTGGCATGAATGGACAGCAAGTAGCTGTTGTGACCGACAAGCAAATCGATTCACTGCCGAAAGTATCCGGCGGAGAACCGTATCTAAGTCGTGAATCCAACGAAGTACTGCAAAAAGCAACACAGTATTCTAAAGAAATGGGCGACGAGTTTGTTTCGTTGGAGCCTATCATACTGGCATTGCTGACTGTTAAGAGTACCGTCTCCACGATTTTGAAAGATGCTGGTATGACGGAAAAAGAATTGCGCAACGCTATCAGCGAATTGAGAAAAGGAGAAAAGGTAACATCACAATCCAGTGAAGATACTTATCAATCATTGGAAAAGTATGCCATCAACCTGAACGAGGCTGCCCGTAGCGGCAAGCTGGATCCTGTAATCGGACGTGATGAAGAAATCCGCCGGGTATTACAGATATTGAGCCGCCGTACAAAGAACAACCCAATTCTGATTGGTGAACCGGGTACCGGTAAAACGGCCATTGTAGAAGGGTTGGCACATCGTATCCTTCGCGGAGACGTGCCCGAAAACCTGAAGAACAAACAGGTTTATTCACTGGATATGGGAGCATTGGTTGCCGGCGCAAAGTATAAAGGTGAATTTGAAGAACGATTGAAAGCAGTTGTCAATGAGGTGAAGAAATCAGAAGGTGATATTATTCTGTTCATTGATGAGATTCATACGCTGGTAGGTGCCGGAAAAGGTGAAGGTGCCATGGATGCCGCCAACATTCTAAAGCCCGCCTTAGCTCGTGGAGAACTACGTTCCATCGGTGCAACCACCCTCGACGAGTATCAAAAATACTTCGAAAAGGATAAAGCATTGGAGCGTCGTTTCCAAATCGTGCAAGTGGACGAACCGGATAACTTGAGTACCATTTCCATCCTTCGCGGATTGAAAGAACGTTACGAGAACCATCATCACGTACGTATCAAAGACGACGCAATCATTGCAGCCGTCGAATTGAGTAGCCGTTACATCACCGACCGTTTCCTGCCGGATAAAGCCATCGACCTGATGGATGAAGCCGCAGCCAAACTGCGTATGGAGGTAGATTCCGTTCCTGAAGAACTGGATGAGATTTCCCGTAAAATCAAGCAGCTGGAAATTGAGCGCGAGGCTATCAAACGTGAAAACGATAAACCGAAATTGGAAATCATAGGCAAGGAACTTGCCGAGCTCAAAGAACAGGAAAAGTCTTTCAAAGCCAAATGGCAGAGTGAAAAGACGTTGATGGATAAGATTCAGCAGAATAAAGTAGAAATAGAGAACTTGAAATTCGAGGCAGAAAAAGCCGAACGTGAAGGCGATTATGGCAAAGTAGCCGAAATCCGTTATGGCAAACTTCAGGCTTTGGATAAAGAAATAGAAGATACTCAAAAGAAACTGCGTGATATGCAAGGCGATAAAGCCATGATTAAGGAGGAGGTAGACGCTGAAGACATTGCTGATGTTGTTTCCCGCTGGACTGGTATCCCTGTCAGCAAGATGCTGCAAAGTGAAAAAGATAAACTGTTGCACTTGGAAGAAGAACTGCATCAACGGGTTATCGGTCAGGACGAAGCGATTGAAGCGGTGGCAGATGCTGTGCGCCGTAGTCGTGCCGGATTGCAAGATCCGAAACGTCCGATCGGGTCATTTATCTTCTTGGGAACCACCGGCGTAGGTAAGACCGAATTAGCAAAGGCATTGGCAGAGTTTCTGTTTGATGACGAAACGATGATGACTCGTATCGATATGAGTGAGTATCAGGAAAAACATAGTGTCTCCCGTTTGGTCGGAGCGCCTCCGGGATACGTTGGATACGATGAAGGTGGCCAGTTGACAGAAGCAATCCGACGGAAACCTTACTCTGTTGTTTTATTTGACGAAATAGAGAAAGCCCATCCGGATGTCTTCAATATTCTGTTGCAAGTATTGGATGACGGACGACTGACTGACAATAAAGGAAGGGTGGTCAACTTCAAGAATACCATCATCATTATGACTTCCAATATGGGCAGTTCATATATACAAAGTCAGATGGAGAAGTTGCATGGTTCCAATAAGGAAGAAGTAATCGAAGAAACGAAGAAGGAAGTGATGAATATGTTGAAAAAGACGATTCGTCCGGAATTCCTGAACCGTATTGATGAAACGATTATGTTCTTACCATTGAACGAAAAAGAAATCAGGCAAATCGTGCTCTTACAAATTAAGGGAGTACAGAAGATGCTTGCAGAGAATGGAGTGGAACTGCAATTGACAGAAGAAGCATTGAACTTCTTATCGCAAGTGGGTTATGATCCTGAATTTGGAGCGCGTCCGGTAAAAAGGGCTATCCAACGCTATCTGCTGAATGATCTATCCAAAAAGCTACTATCTCAGGAGGTAGACCGAAGCAAAGCAATTATCGTTGATGCTGGTGGAGACGGACTGGTATTCCGAAATTAA